CCTGATCGTCCAAGAATGCTACAAGGCGATTATAAAAAATTGTTTGCTCAATTGAACATTGGCTATTTAAATGATGTTAGTGAATTTGGCTTCGGTGGAAGAATAGTATATCTTTTATATCCGAAATTTAATGTTGTGGATTATGTTAATTTGGGCACTATATACGAAGATGAGTACCCAACGGAATATCAAAATGTCTCATTTATTAATATTGAACCTGCAGTTCAAGCAGGCATCGGACCCCATTGGTGCAGGATATTTATGCAAGGTGGCGTATCAATTTGCTTAAAACCATATAGCACGAGTTATGATATTGCAGGTATTACACATCCAGAGTCTTTTGGAGTGGGTGGTTTTTTTTATAGAATTGGAATGCTAAGTACCTTTGATTTTTTTCCAAGGAAGGCTAAATGATTGAAGGTAAGGTGGTATTATTATCCCACGGCTCCGGAGGGCGTCTTTCCCACGAGTTGATAGAGAAGGTCTTCAAACCCCGGTTCTCAAATTCGATGCTTGACCAGGGGGACGATGCGGCAGAATTTAAAATGCAAAATGCAAATTGCAGAATTGCATTCACTACCGATTCCTATGTGGTCAAGCCACTATTCTTCCCGGGCGGGGATATCGGACGGCTGGCGGTGTGCGGCACGGTCAACGACCTGGCCATGAAGGGCGCCACGCCGTTGTATCTTTCGGTCGGCTTTATCATTGAAGAGGGATTTTCTGTTGAAACCCTGGAGAAAGTGGTTGATTCCATGACTGCCGCCGCCAAGGAAGCCGGGGTATCAATAGTCACCGGAGACACCAAGGTGGTGGACAAGGGAGCCTGCGACGGGTTATTCATCAACACTTCCGGAGTGGGGGTGATCCCCGAAGGCGTCAATGTCTCCGGTTCCCTGGCCGCACCGGGCGATGTGGTGATCATCAGCGGGAACATCGGCGATCACGGGGCGGCGGTGATCAACGCCAGGAACAACTTCGGTCTGAGCGGCAATCTTTTTAGCGATGTGGCACCCCTTAATGGGTTGGTGTCATCGGTGCTGAAGGCAGGGAGCATCCATGTTTTACGCGACCCCACCCGGGGCGGCCTGGCTACCACTCTGAACGAGATCGCCGGGCAGTCCAAGGTGACCATCAATATCGAGGAAGAAAAGATACCCGTTAAGCCGGAGGTCAAAGGCGCCTGCGAGATGCTGGGGCTGGACCCGCTCTATGTGGCCAACGAGGGGAAACTGATCGCCATAGTAGCCAGCGAGGATGCTGAAAGTATTTTAAAAGTCATGCGCCAAGACCCGCTGGGCAAAGAGGCGGCCATCATCGGGAAAGTCGAATCCGGCAAGCCTCAGGTGCTGTTGACCACATTCTTGGGCAGCAGGCGGCCGCTGATGATGCTGGAGGGCGAGGCCCTGCCGCGGATCTGTTGAAAAAATGTCACCCTGAGGGATACTTCTTGCTTAATAAGTTGAACGGGTGACGAGAAACGTCCTACGATCTGCCACGTTTGTAAGTGTACTCAGGATGACAATTAAATATACTAACAGGCCATACAGTAGAGGAGTTTTGTCATGAAGATCGAAGACATCTTAAATAAACAGCGCACCTGCGTTTTTCTGTCCAGCCAGAACAAAAAGGACATCATTGCCGAACTTATCGGCCTGATGGTCAAGGACGGGTTGATAACCGACGGCCGGGAACTGCTGGACTCGGCTATGGAGCGCGAGGGGCTGATGTCCACCGGCATCGGCAAGGGGGTGGCCATTCCCCACGGACGCACCAAGGGGCTAAAGAAGATGACCGGTGCTTTCGGCCTCTGCCGGAACAAGATAGATTTCGGCTCGCTGGACGGCCAGCCGGTGCAGATATTCTTTTTCATCGCCACACCCCAGAGCATAATTGCCGACCACGTCAAGGCGCTGGCCCTGGTGTCGCGCCTGCTGAACCGGGAGGACATCCGGGCCAGGCTGCTGGCGGCGGACGATCCCCAGAAGGTGATGGATATTTTCATGGAAGCCGAAAAGGGCGAGGTCAGGTAAATGAAGTTTCAAGCCAGCAAAGGCACCTATGACGTGATGCCGGACCAGGTCCATATCTGGCAGCACATCGAAACGGTGATCAGGGAGCAGGCCCGGATATACGGATTCAAGGAGATACGGACCCCGGTCTTCGAGGACACCGCGTTGTTTGTCAAGGGCACCGGCGACACCACCGACATCGTCCAAAAGGAGATGTACACCTTCACCGACAAGGGGCAACGTTCCATCACTCTCCGGCCCGAAGGGACGCCGCCGGTTTTAAGGGCTTTGATCGAACACAATTCCCTGAAGGAACAGCCCTATGCAAAGGTTTTCTATCTGGCCCCCATGTTCCGCTACGAGCGGCCCCAGGCCGGACGGATGCGCCAGCACACCCAGTTCGGGGCCGAGGTGTTGGGCAGCCAGAGCCCGCTGGCCGACGTGGAAGTGATTGCGCTGTTATTCTTCACCCTGCAGAAACTGGGACTGGGTGGCTTAAGTTTAAGGCTCAACAGCCTGGGCTGTTCCCAATGCCGGCCGCTTTACCGTCAGAAGCTGATGGAGTATTTCAAACCCATGCTGCCGGGGCTCTGCGACAACTGCCAGGAACGTTATGATCGCAATCCATTAAGGATACTGGACTGCAAGGTTGACCAGGCAAAGTTCAAGGCTGCTCCAGAGATGAAGGACTTTTTATGCGGAGAATGCAAGATCCATTTCCAGACTGTGCAGGACCGACTTAAAGACATTGAGATCCCCTTCACACTGGACAAGAACCTGGTGCGCGGCTTGGACTATTACACCCGGACTGCTTTCGAAGTCGTCTCACAGCACTTGGGTGCCCAGGATGCCCTGGGCGGCGGTGGGCGATACGACGGGCTGATGGAGGAGCTGGGGGGAGATCCGACGCCGGGGGTGGGCTTCGGCTCCGGTTTAGAACGTTATATCCTGGCACTGAAGAACCAGGGGGTGAACCTGCCGTTAGAAAAACGGCCCGATGTCTACATTGCCACATTGGGTGATGAGGCGGTAAAGAAAGGCAGCCTGCTTTGCACACAGCTGCGCCAAAAGGGCCTGATCTGCGAGCAGGAACTTTTAGGCCGTAGTTTAAAGGCCCAGATGCGCGAGGCCGGGCGTCTCAACGCCCGCTACGTGGTACTGATCGGCGAGGACGAGATCAAGAAAGGCGTAGTGACGCTGAAGGACATGGATGGGCATAGCCAGACAGAGGTGCCGCTGGGAGAACTGGTGATCAATGTGCTGAAGTACTGCCAGTGCGAGTGAAGACCTCCCCCAATCCCCTCCGATGCGGAGGGGGACAAACCTAACCCCTGCACCCCTTCCCTCGAGGGAAGGGGACGGGGGATGGGTTTAAAAGAACAGTAATCACTTTAGCGTTTTTAGCAGGAAAGGCTCCCATGTCCGAAAAAATTAAACACTTCAACGCCTACCGGTCCAAGATGAACGACCGGATACTGGCGGCGGAGAATACCGGGATCAAGCGGTTCTTCAATCTGGACACCGCCGCCTACCAGGACGGGGCCCTGCCGGCCAAGACTAAAGAGATGCTGGGGCTGTGCGCCTCCACCGTACTGCGCTGCAACGACTGCATCACCTATCATGTTCTGCAGTGCAAGGAGCTGGGGGTAAGCACCAAGGAATTCGACGAAATCATGAACATCTCGCTGGTGGTGGGAGGGTCCATCACCATACCGCATATACGCAAGGCGTATGAGATGTGGGACGATGGGGAGAAATAATTTTCCGCAAAATACGCGAAAATAAATTATAGGTATATCTGTTGCAAAATAAATGGAGGTTTGCGTTATGGCAGGAAAATACAGATGGATCCCTATTCTTCTTACTTTAGTTACTTTATTAAGCTGCAGCAAGAAAAATCCGGTAGGGAGTGATGGTACAACACAATCGGATTATTATCCAATATCTTCAGGGTCATGGTGGAAGTATTCATCATTTTGGGATTATACGGATTCCATAGGAGAAACTGATACCTTGTCTACCGGTTCTTTGGTTTATGCGCTTTACACAATAACTGCAGGTTATACTATGAAGGTGTATTTACAAAAAACCGATAAGGAAATACGCCGGTATCCTAGCCTGTCAGATACAAACTATATTTTGGTGTTGCTTAAGTATCCTTTATATGTTGGCTTAAAATGGGAAGTGACACCATACCCATTATTAGCGAATTATGATTCTATGTATGTTATTGGCCTTGGTAGCATCACTGTTCCTGCTGGTACTTTCCCAAATTGCTATAAAATATTAAGGAAAAGGGATAATATTAGAGAGGATCCTGTCTCAACTGTAAAATGGTATGCGCCCAATGTTGGCTTTGTTTTTAACCCCGAAGATTCTACGAAACTTATCAGTTATTCAATAAAATAAAGGCTTTATGAAACTTGAAACCTTAGGCAACTGGGAACGCACCCACACCTGCGGGGAGCTTCGTTCTGAACATATCGGCCAGCAGGCAATCCTATGCGGTTGGGTGCATCGCAGCCGCAACCACGGCGGGCTGATATTCATCAACCTGCGGGACCGCTACGGCATCACCCAGGTGGTGTTCGATCCGGCCCAGAACGCCGAACTGACCGAGGCGGCCAAGGAACTGAAGTCCGAATACGTGATCGCAGTCAAGGGCGCGGTGCGGAACCGACCCCAGGGCCAGGCCAATACCAGTATGGCCACCGGGGTGATCGAAGTGCTGGCCGGCGAGGTCAAACTACTCAACAGTTCGGCCGTGCCGCCCTTTGTGATTGAGGACCAGACCACCGCCTCGGAGGACCTGCGCCTTAAATTCCGCTATCTGGACCTGCGGCGTCCGGCGCTGGCTCAGAATATCATCCTGCGGCACAATTTCATCCTGGCGGTGCGCAATTATCTTAGCGCCCAGAATTTTCTAGAGATCGAGACTCCGCTGCTGACCCGTAGCACTCCCGAGGGGGCCCGGGATTATTTAGTTCCCTGCCGGGTCCAGCCGGGCAAATTCTACGCCCTGCCCCAGTCGCCCCAGATATACAAGCAGATATTGATGGTGGCCGGCTTCGACAAGTATTTTCAGATCGCCCGTTGTCTGCGTGACGAGGATTTAAGGGCCGACCGCCAGCCGGAGCATACCCAGATAGACATCGAGATGAGCTTTGCCACCCAGGACAAAGTATTCGCCATGGCCGAGGGGATGTTCAAGGAGGTTTTTTCGCAGGTGGCTGGCATAGAGATCCAGACCCCGTTCCCCAGGCTGGCCTATGCCGAGGCCATGAACCGCTTCGGCTCCGATAAGCCGGATATGCGTTTCGGACTGGAGCTGTGCGACATCGCCGCCGTGGCCGCTAAATCGGAATTTACCGTTTTTAAGCAGGCCCTGGAGAATAAGGGCCAGGTGAAGGGCATCTGCGTGCCGGGCGGGGGAAAATGGTCCCGCAAGGATATCGGCGGGCTGACCGAGTTCGCCAAAATATACGGCGCCAAGGGGCTGGCCTGGGCCAAAGTCTCCGGGGAATCTTTGGAGGGCTCAATAGCCAAATTCTTCGTGGGTGACTTGGGCAAGGAACTGATAAACGTCATGTCCGCCAAGGACGGCGACATCATGCTGTTCGTGGCCGACCAGCCGTCGGTCGTCTTTGCCGCTCTGGGGGCGCTGAGGGTCGAGTGCGCCAAGCGGATGGATATGATCCCCAAGGACAAATTCGCTTTTGCCTGGATCACCGATTTCCCGCTGTTCCATTACAACCAAGAGGAGAAATGCTGGGTGGCCGAGCATCACATGTTCAGCATGCCCAGGGAGGAGCATCTGGAATATCTCGAAACAGATCCCGGTAAAGTGCTTGGTCAGTTGTATGACCTGGTGGCCAATGGCTCCGAGCTGGCCTCGGGCTCCATCCGTATCCACCGCCGCGACATCCAGGAAAAGGTGATGAAGGTGGTGGGGCTTTCGCCCGAAGAAGCCACCAAGAAGTTCGGATTTTTACTGGAGGCTTTTGAGTATGGCGCACCGCCGCACGGCGGCATAGCTCCCGGGCTGGACCGGATCCTGACCATGATCACCGGAGGGGACAGCATCCGCGATGTGATCGCCTTTCCCAAGACCACTTCCGGCAGCGGCCTGATGGAGGGCAGTCCCTCTGAGGTGGACGAGCGGCAGCTTAAGGATCTGCATATTAAGACGATCTAGGCGTTAACCATCCCCATTCCGGGCGGTGTTAAAATTTATTGACATTTATCCCGTTTTGGAATATACTAAGTATTCTCAAAAAATGGCAACGATTTTGGAAACTTATTACAGGAGTTAAAGATACAACATGGTAGAGATCAGATGGCACGGTCGGGGAGGCCAGGGCGCCAAGACCGCCGCACTGCTGTTTGCCGATGCCGCTTTGTCGGTCGGTAAGTACGTGCAGGCCTTTCCCGAGTACGGACCGGAGAGGATGGGGGCTCCGGTGCAGTCTTTCAATAGGATTGACGACCAGCCCATACTCATGCATTGTCCGGTTAAATCTCCCAGCGTGGTGGTGGTGCTGGATCCCACCCTGATGGCCTCGATCAACGTTACCGCCGGCCTGGGCCAGGAGGGAACCCTGATCATCAACACCGGGCTGAGCGTAGCGGAGATAAAAAAAAGCGTCAAGTTTGACGGCAAGATATTTACGGTGGACGCCTCCAAGATATCCGAGGAGACCATCGGCAGGAGGATCCCCAATACTCCGATGCTGGCCGCCTTGGTCAAGGTTACCGGGATGCTGGATTTTGACAGCATGCTAGAGGACACCCAGAAGAAACTGGCCAAAAAATTCGCCCACCGGCCGGAGGTGATCGAGGGGAACATCCAATCCATGAAGCGGGCGGCACAGGAGGTAAAATCGGCATGAGCGAACTGAAGAAATATAAGGAACTGGCCCTGGGGGGCAATATAGAAAAGGGCGGCACAGCCGTCGATTTCAAGACCGGGGACTGGAGAAGCTCCCGCCCGATCTATAACCCGGAGAACTGCATCCAGTGCCTGTTCTGCTGGGTATACTGCCCGGATTCGGCCGTCATACTAAAGGACGGCAAGGTCACAGGCTTCAATCTGGAGCACTGCAAGGGCTGCGGCATCTGCGCCCACGAGTGCCCGGGAAAGAAGAAGGTCAAGGCCATTACCATGGAAGAGGAGGTCAAATAGCATGCAGAAGATCATTTTGGCCAAGACCGGCAACGAGGCCATGGCTCTGGCTATGAAGCAGATCAATCCCGACGTGGTGGCCGCCTATCCCATCACCCCGGCCACCGAGATCGTCCAGATATTCTCCCAATACGTGGCCGACGGCGAGGTCAAGACCGAGTTCGTGGCGGTGGAGTCCGAGCACTCGGCCATGTCTGCCTGCATCGGATCGGCCGCAGCCGGGGCCCGCACCATGACCGGCACCAGTTCCCAGGGCCTGGCCCTGATGTACGAGATGGTCTACATCGCGGCCGGCTTGCGACTGCCCATAGTAATAGCCAATGTCAACCGGGCGCTGTCGGCCCCCATCAACATCCACTGCGATCATTCCGACTCCATGGGCTGCCGCGATGCCGGCTGGATCCACATTTTCTCCGAGAACGCCCAGGAGGCCTACGATAACATGATCCAGGCGATGCGGATAGCAGAGCACAAGGACGTCCGTCTGCCGGTGATGGTCACCACCGACGGCTTCATCATCTCCCACGGCATGGAGCGGATAGATACCCTGTCGGACGCCGAGGTCCAGAAGTTCATCGGCGATTACGACCCCATGATGCACCTGTTGGACGTCAAGAAGCCCTTTACTATCGGTGCCATCAACCTGACCGACTATTATTTTGAGCATCGCCGGGCCATGGTGGATGCCCAGAACAACGCCCTGAAAGTCATCAAGGAAGTGGGCACCGAATTCGGCCAGAAGTTCGATACCGGCTACGACCTGATAGAAAAATATCAGTTGGACGACGCCGAGGTGGCCATCGTGGCACTGGGCTCCACCTGCGGCACCGCCAAGGTGGTCATTGATAAACTGCGGAAGCAGGGGGTCAAGGCCGGACTGCTCAAGGTTCGCGTATTCCGGCCGTTTCCCACGGAAGAGATCGTAAAAGCGTTGGAGAACATAAAGACGGTGGCGGTGCTGGATCGCTCCGATTCGGTGGGCGGTTTCGGCGGCCCGGTGTTCACCGAGGTCCGTTCGGCCCTCTACGGCTCAGCCAAGCGTCCCCAGATCGCGGGCGTGGTCTACGGCCTGGGCGGGCGGGAGATAGACATGGAGATGATCGAAGGTTTGTTCCTGGACCTGAAGGCCGGCAAGGTCAAGGCCGATTCGGTGAACTATCTGGGGGTCAGGGAGTAGACCTAAAAGAATACAGAATTTAGAATTCTGAAGTAAGAATTTTATTACAAGGAATATAAAAATGGCAAATCTTAAAGAACTGGCGGCCAGGGGCGATAAATTCACCGGGGGACACCGGGCCTGCGCCGGGTGCGGGGCCACTATCGTGGCCCGCCAGGCTCTGCTGGCCGCCGGCGACAAGCCGGTAGTGACCACCTGCGCCACCGGCTGTCTGGAGGTGGTATCCACCATCTTCCCCTATACCGCCTGGGACGTGCCCTTTATTCACAGCGCCTTCGAGAACTCGGCGGCCACCATCTCCGGGGTGGAGGCGGCCTACCAGTCGTTGCATCGCCAGGGCAAGATCAAAGAGGACATCCGGTTCATCGCCTTCGGCGGCGACGGAGGCACCTACGATATCGGGCTGCAGGCGCTTTCAGGCGCCATGGAACGGGGCCACAATATGCTGTACATCTGCTACGACAACCAGGCCTACATGAACACCGGGATCCAGCGCTCCTCGGCCACCCCCAAGGGCAGCTCCACCACCACCAGCCCCAACGGGAAAAAGATACCCGGCAAGGTCCAGTTCCGCAAGAACCTGACCGAGATCATGGCGGCTCACGGCATACCCTATGTGGCCCAGAGCGTGGTGGGCAACTGGTCGGACTTCACCAAAAAGGTGGAAAAAGCCCTGGCCAAGGGCGGCCCGGCCTTCATTGCCATACTACAGCCCTGCCGCTTGGGCTGGGGCTATCCGCCGGAGTTGACCGCCGAATTGGGCCGGCTGGCGGTGGAGACCAATTTCTGGCCGCTGTACGAGGTGGAGGACGGCCAGTACAAGCTGAACTACACCCCCAAGGAACGAAAGCCCATAGACGAATGGATGTTCCAGCAGGAACGCTTCCGCCATTTAAAGAAACCCGAACATCAGACCATCATCGCCCAGATACAGAAGGACATTGATGCCCGTTGGGAGCATCTGAACAAAAAATGTTCCCTGTAAAATATTTACCTTTTATAATGAGGTATTGAAAAGTGTCGGAAAATGTAAATGTCTTTGAAGACGATTTCTGGACGATCAGCGAGAAGCTGAACGAGCTTCTCAAGAACACCAATGCCCTGTCGGTGCTGTTGATCGACAAGGCCGGACAGCTGATCACCACGGCCGGAGACATCAGCCAGCTGGACACCACCTCTTTCGCCTCGCTGTCGGCGGCGGACTTCGCCGCCACCAGCCAGCTGGCCATGCTGGTTGGGGAGAAGGAATTCGCCACCCTGTTTCACCAGGGGGAAAAGCAGAACATCTACGTGGCCTCCATCGAGGCCCGGGTAATGCTGGCGGTGGTGTTCGACCAGCGGACCACTTTGGGCCTGGTCCGGGTCAGGGTCAAGCAGACGGTGGCCGAGCTGATCAAGCTTTTCCAGGCCATATTCTCCAAACTGGAGGGCGGCCCGGGATCCGGCGGCCCGTCTCCTCTGGGCAGTGATTTCGCCTCGGAGGCCGAGTCCGAGGTGGACAACCTTTTCAAGTGAGCGGGAGGATTTGTTGTGTCTTTAATTAATTACTCATCCCGCGAGATCAACTGCAAGGTCGTGTATTACGGCTGCGGGCTGTGCGGCAAGACCACCAACATCAAATACATATACTCCAAAGTGGCGCCGGAAGCCAAGGGCAAGCTGATCTCCCTGGCCACCGAGTTGGACCGCACATTGTTCTTTGACTTCATGCCGCTGGACCTGGGGAGCATCAAGGGCTTCAAGACCCGGTTCCATCTTTACACCGTGCCGGGGCAGGTATTTTACAATGCCAGCCGCAAGCTGATCCTGAAAGGGGTGGACGGGGTGGTATTCGTGGCCGACTCCCAGGTGGAGCGGCTGGACGCCAATTTGGAATCCATCGCCAATCTGCGGGACAATCTGGCCGAGAACGGGTTTAACATTGAGACCATACCCTTCATCATTCAGTACAACAAGCGGGATTTGCCTAATATCGCTTCGGTGGACGAATTGCGGACCCAACTTAATAAATGGGGGGTGCCGGATTTCGAGACGGTGGCTCATCAGGGTTACGGGGTGTTCGAGACCCTGAAGGAAGTGGCCAAGAAGGTGCTGAGGAATTTGGGTTAGCCAGGAATATAACAAAAAGCCGTTGGGAAACCCCAACGGCTTTTTTGATCTGGTCGGATTTCAATGGCAGTCATGGGTGGTGCAGACCGTTATAGCCGAGAATTCCGGCAATGAATTGTTTTTGAAGGCGGCCACCAGCTGCTCCACTGTTTTTCCGGTTGCTTTTAAAATTTTTATCCCGGAGGCATTGAGTTTGTTCAATGCCCCGGCTCCTATGCCGGCGCAGACCACGGCATCTATCTCATGCCCGGCCAGTGATTTTAAGGGCTGACACATGCCGTGGGAGTGGTGTTCGTTCTGGTTCTTTACCGATTGCAGAGAGCCGGTTTCGGTGTCGACGATCAAGAAAAAGGGCGCCCCGCCGAAATGACCACTGATGGCGGATTTTAATCCCAGATCATCGCTGGTTGGTATGCATAGCTTCATTTTATTCTCCTTATACATTTGTTGGTTCTTGTATCATCTGAAATATTTATGTTTCCGCCCTCGATCCGAAGGGCCTTGGAATTGACCAGGGCGTCGGCCACCTTTTTACGGGCGCTTTTGAGAATATTGCCGAAGGTCTGCCTGGATACCCCCATCCGGGGGGCGGCTTCCTCCTGATAGCGCTCTTCCAGATCGGCCAGCCGCAGGCTCTCCAATTCGTCGAAGGTCAATATCACCTCGTCCAGCATTGTCATAGGAATGGCCCGGGGCTTGAAGTAGACCGCCTCCGGCCGGTGGCTGACGTTTCTGAATTTACAGGGCCGGGACATAGACTCTCCAAACAGTTATTAGCATATGCCAATTATACATATCCCGGCCCCCGTTGTCAAGTACTAACGGGTAAATTATCGTTGACACGATGCCGGGATATGTCATATCATATAATTTTGAAGATGGCCCTGATCATCAATCATAGGACGAGTTCCGATGCACAAATACAATCCCGCCATACTTTGGCTCAAATCCGGAAGGAGCCAGCCTGGATACTACGCCTTTGATGTCCACCTGAGGAAGGGAGAGGTGCTGGAACTTACCGGCCGCTGGGCCGAGGCGGAAGCGATCTACGGCCAGAGCTTGGAGCAGGCCCGTTCCGCCGGGCATTCCGAGTGCCTGGCTAGGAGCCAGAGCAAAATGGGCAAGATGCTGCATAACCGGGGCGAATCGGGTCACGCCATGGAGCTGCTTGGCGCCGCCCGCGATCATTACCAGTCGACCGGGGATTCCAGGAGTCTATCCGAGGTTCTCAACAAGATAGGCAACAGCCACAGCCAGCAGGGAAATTATGAATTGGCCCTGGAGTGCTTTGAAAGATCCCTGGAACTGGCGGCCGCCTGCCAGGACCGGGCCGGGATGTCCATCGCTATGAACAACCTGGGCAACATCTACGGCGATATGGGCGACAGCCTCAAATCCCTGGAGTATTACCAAAGGGCCTTCCAAGCCGACGACCAGGCCGGGGATCGTCTTAACGCCTGTATAGACAAGGGCAATATGGGGTGGGTGTACCTGTCCCTGGGGGATTACCGCCGGGCCCTGGAATGCTGGGAACACCTGATTAAATGGGCAAGGTATTTTGGGGATAAACATTCGTTGAGCATCGCTCTGGGAAACATGTCGGCGGTTCAGGTGATGCTGGGGCATCATCAAAAGGGAATGGAGGGCATTCGGGCCCGGCTTAAAATAGCCGGCGAATTGGGCGATAAAAAAGGCTTAAGTCTCAGTTACAGCCACCTGGGCAGTATCCATTTGATAAATCGGGATTATGGCCAGGCGATTGAGGCTTATGACCGGGCCATCGGCCTGGCCCGGGAGATCGGACTGAAATATTACCTGACAATGTTTCTGCAGGAGGCTGGCGAGGCGCATTTCGAACTGGGTGAATATGCGAAGGCTGAAAAATTATGCCGAGAATCTCTTGAGATCGCCCAATCGATCAATAAAAAGGATACAATCTTCAAATGCCATCTGCTCCAGGCAAAGCTTGTCGGGATCAAGGACAAAGAAGAAGGGATCCGGCTAATCGGGGAACTTCTGGCTGAGGCCGAACAGCCGGATCAGCAGGCGGTGATAAATTTTGAGCTGTTCAAGCTGGCCAATGATGAGCAATGCCGCAAGAAGGCCCTGGAAATCTATTCCCGGCTTTACGAAAAGACCCCGGATATTGATTATAAGAAGAAGATGGAGGAGTTGACAAGTTAAGTTTAGGTCAAAGTGATTCTATCCCAGGCAGCAATGCCTGGGCTTTTTATCGCCATTTGCATAATCCTTTTATATATGATACAATGACGGCTTCAATATGCAGAATTCAAGCCACATAGAGGGGATTCTCCCCTTAATCAACAAGCCGGGGCGGTATACCAATAACGAGCTCAACGCCGTTCACAAGGACTGGGACCAGGCCGAGGTGCGCCTGGCGCTGGCCTTTCCGGATCTTTACGAGATAGGCATGTCCGGGCTGGGGCTGGCCATCCTGTACACCATCGTCAACAAACTACCCTATGCCCTGGCCGAGCGTTCCTATTCGGCCGATATAGACCTGGAAGCCAAACTCCGGGAGCAGAACATTCCCCTGTGGGCCTGGGAGAGCAAGCGTCCGCTAAAGGATTTTGATATCCTGGGCATCACTCTGCAGACCGAGCTGGGCTATACCAACGTTCTCAATATGCTGGATCTGGCCCAGGTGCCCATCAGATCAATTGACCGCAGGGAGGGCCACCCCATCGTCATCGGCGGCGGTTCCTGCTGCGCCAACCCCGAGCCGATGGCTCCGTTCTTCGACTGTTTTGTCATCGGCGATGGTGAGGAGGTCATAATTGAGATCTGCCAGGCCATGCGGGAGGCCAAGAAAAATAAAGAAGATAGAAAACAGAAGATAGAAAGGCTGGCTAAGATATCCGGGGTCTATGTTCCGGCCATTCACTCGTCAAGCGACTCGATAAAAAAACGCACCATCCCAAACCTGAAGATAGAGGATGCCCCGCATCCCCCCATAGTTCCATTGGTAGAAGTGACCCACGACAGGTTTACAGTGGAGATCACCCGGGGCTGCACCAGGGGATGCCGTTTCTGCCAGGCCGGGATGATCTACCGCCCGGTGCGCTACCGCTCCCAGGAGGACATAGTCAAGCTGGCCAAGGAGGGCATCGCCGCCAGCGGCTGGGACGACATCTCGCTGCTGTCGCTGTCCACCAATGATTACCCCGATTTTTTGGGACTGCTCAATAAGCTCAACGGCTGTTTTGCCAGCCGGCGGGTTTCCATCTCGGTGCCGTCATTGCGGCTGGATTCCTTCAATCAGGAGGTGGCCTTGGCCCTGA
Above is a genomic segment from Candidatus Edwardsbacteria bacterium containing:
- the porA gene encoding pyruvate ferredoxin oxidoreductase, with translation MQKIILAKTGNEAMALAMKQINPDVVAAYPITPATEIVQIFSQYVADGEVKTEFVAVESEHSAMSACIGSAAAGARTMTGTSSQGLALMYEMVYIAAGLRLPIVIANVNRALSAPINIHCDHSDSMGCRDAGWIHIFSENAQEAYDNMIQAMRIAEHKDVRLPVMVTTDGFIISHGMERIDTLSDAEVQKFIGDYDPMMHLLDVKKPFTIGAINLTDYYFEHRRAMVDAQNNALKVIKEVGTEFGQKFDTGYDLIEKYQLDDAEVAIVALGSTCGTAKVVIDKLRKQGVKAGLLKVRVFRPFPTEEIVKALENIKTVAVLDRSDSVGGFGGPVFTEVRSALYGSAKRPQIAGVVYGLGGREIDMEMIEGLFLDLKAGKVKADSVNYLGVRE
- a CDS encoding pyruvate ferredoxin oxidoreductase (catalyzes the formation of acetyl-CoA from pyruvate and coenzyme A) translates to MANLKELAARGDKFTGGHRACAGCGATIVARQALLAAGDKPVVTTCATGCLEVVSTIFPYTAWDVPFIHSAFENSAATISGVEAAYQSLHRQGKIKEDIRFIAFGGDGGTYDIGLQALSGAMERGHNMLYICYDNQAYMNTGIQRSSATPKGSSTTTSPNGKKIPGKVQFRKNLTEIMAAHGIPYVAQSVVGNWSDFTKKVEKALAKGGPAFIAILQPCRLGWGYPPELTAELGRLAVETNFWPLYEVEDGQYKLNYTPKERKPIDEWMFQQERFRHLKKPEHQTIIAQIQKDIDARWEHLNKKCSL
- a CDS encoding roadblock/LC7 domain-containing protein, which translates into the protein MSENVNVFEDDFWTISEKLNELLKNTNALSVLLIDKAGQLITTAGDISQLDTTSFASLSAADFAATSQLAMLVGEKEFATLFHQGEKQNIYVASIEARVMLAVVFDQRTTLGLVRVRVKQTVAELIKLFQAIFSKLEGGPGSGGPSPLGSDFASEAESEVDNLFK
- a CDS encoding gliding-motility protein MglA, which translates into the protein MSLINYSSREINCKVVYYGCGLCGKTTNIKYIYSKVAPEAKGKLISLATELDRTLFFDFMPLDLGSIKGFKTRFHLYTVPGQVFYNASRKLILKGVDGVVFVADSQVERLDANLESIANLRDNLAENGFNIETIPFIIQYNKRDLPNIASVDELRTQLNKWGVPDFETVAHQGYGVFETLKEVAKKVLRNLG
- a CDS encoding NifB/NifX family molybdenum-iron cluster-binding protein; this encodes MKLCIPTSDDLGLKSAISGHFGGAPFFLIVDTETGSLQSVKNQNEHHSHGMCQPLKSLAGHEIDAVVCAGIGAGALNKLNASGIKILKATGKTVEQLVAAFKNNSLPEFSAITVCTTHDCH
- a CDS encoding DUF134 domain-containing protein, coding for MSRPCKFRNVSHRPEAVYFKPRAIPMTMLDEVILTFDELESLRLADLEERYQEEAAPRMGVSRQTFGNILKSARKKVADALVNSKALRIEGGNINISDDTRTNKCIRRIK
- a CDS encoding tetratricopeptide repeat protein — translated: MHKYNPAILWLKSGRSQPGYYAFDVHLRKGEVLELTGRWAEAEAIYGQSLEQARSAGHSECLARSQSKMGKMLHNRGESGHAMELLGAARDHYQSTGDSRSLSEVLNKIGNSHSQQGNYELALECFERSLELAAACQDRAGMSIAMNNLGNIYGDMGDSLKSLEYYQRAFQADDQAGDRLNACIDKGNMGWVYLSLGDYRRALECWEHLIKWARYFGDKHSLSIALGNMSAVQVMLGHHQKGMEGIRARLKIAGELGDKKGLSLSYSHLGSIHLINRDYGQAIEAYDRAIGLAREIGLKYYLTMFLQEAGEAHFELGEYAKAEKLCRESLEIAQSINKKDTIFKCHLLQAKLVGIKDKEEGIRLIGELLAEAEQPDQQAVINFELFKLANDEQCRKKALEIYSRLYEKTPDIDYKKKMEELTS